A part of Labrys wisconsinensis genomic DNA contains:
- a CDS encoding amino acid ABC transporter permease produces the protein MFDWTILVANQHLLWWGLLTTLKYTLVTSIAGLAIGLLVALAQLSRLRVLRYPGRVFVEFFRNIPLLVWLLWSYYALPIFAGINITKEMAGVVALSLYVASYYAEILRAGIQSIDRGQTDASRALGMSDLQAMRRIILPQAVRRMIPPLSGQTIIQMKNTTLLSVITIPDLLYQAGYISSFTYRPMEVYTAVGVVFLVILVPLTWLARRIETMGAQG, from the coding sequence ATGTTCGACTGGACGATCCTCGTCGCCAACCAGCACCTGCTCTGGTGGGGGTTGCTGACGACGCTGAAATACACGCTCGTGACCTCGATCGCCGGGCTGGCGATCGGACTTCTCGTCGCCCTTGCCCAGCTCAGCCGGCTGCGGGTGCTGCGCTATCCCGGCCGGGTGTTCGTGGAGTTCTTCCGCAACATCCCGCTGCTGGTCTGGCTGCTCTGGAGCTACTACGCGCTGCCGATCTTCGCGGGGATCAACATCACCAAGGAGATGGCCGGCGTTGTCGCCCTCAGCCTCTACGTCGCCTCCTATTATGCCGAGATCCTGCGCGCCGGCATCCAGTCGATCGACCGCGGCCAGACCGACGCCTCGCGGGCGCTGGGCATGTCCGACCTGCAGGCGATGCGCCGCATCATCCTGCCCCAGGCCGTGCGCCGGATGATCCCGCCGCTCTCCGGCCAGACCATCATCCAGATGAAGAACACGACGTTGCTCTCGGTCATCACCATCCCGGACCTGCTCTACCAGGCGGGCTACATCTCCTCCTTCACCTACCGGCCGATGGAGGTCTACACCGCCGTCGGCGTCGTGTTCCTCGTCATCCTGGTGCCGCTGACCTGGCTGGCGCGCCGCATCGAGACCATGGGAGCGCAGGGATGA
- a CDS encoding transporter substrate-binding domain-containing protein: MTFLRRLLPLPILALVLALATALTASQAMADPNKTLDRIKASGVLRFPVMVGEEPGYVKDPATGNWSGFYMDWADDIAGLLGVKVEPVETTWGNLAADFQANKIDLVFGLNPNPKRGLVVDYLNAPLFTDAWAVVAKKGFEKKSWAELNDPSVRIVVQKGGTMQVVAEAMTPKAQIIPVEERPLGVLEMQANRADVMILAIFDAIQVQKQINGVVILPKPMLLNPAMIGIKREDGNEGYANWLVNWVNQQRALGLAQGKLHAAFEKAGIDLSVLPAEFSF; encoded by the coding sequence ATGACATTCTTGAGACGACTGCTGCCGCTGCCGATCCTGGCCCTGGTGCTGGCCCTGGCGACGGCCCTGACCGCATCCCAGGCGATGGCCGACCCGAACAAGACGCTCGACCGGATCAAGGCCAGCGGCGTGCTGCGCTTTCCCGTGATGGTCGGCGAGGAGCCGGGCTATGTGAAGGATCCCGCCACCGGCAACTGGAGCGGCTTCTACATGGACTGGGCCGACGACATCGCCGGCCTGCTCGGCGTCAAGGTCGAGCCGGTGGAGACCACCTGGGGCAACCTCGCCGCCGACTTCCAGGCCAACAAGATCGACCTGGTCTTCGGCCTCAACCCCAATCCCAAGCGCGGCCTCGTCGTCGACTATCTCAACGCCCCGCTGTTCACCGATGCCTGGGCTGTTGTCGCCAAGAAGGGCTTCGAGAAGAAGAGCTGGGCCGAGCTGAACGACCCGTCCGTGCGCATCGTCGTGCAGAAGGGCGGCACCATGCAGGTCGTCGCCGAGGCGATGACGCCCAAGGCCCAGATCATCCCGGTGGAGGAGCGCCCGCTCGGCGTCCTGGAGATGCAGGCGAACCGGGCCGACGTGATGATCCTCGCCATCTTCGACGCCATCCAGGTGCAGAAGCAGATCAACGGCGTCGTCATCCTGCCCAAGCCCATGCTGCTCAATCCGGCGATGATCGGCATCAAGCGCGAGGACGGCAACGAGGGCTATGCCAACTGGCTCGTCAACTGGGTGAACCAGCAGCGCGCCCTCGGCCTCGCCCAGGGCAAGCTCCACGCCGCCTTCGAGAAGGCCGGCATCGACCTCTCCGTGCTGCCCGCCGAGTTCAGCTTCTGA
- a CDS encoding proline racemase family protein, with product MNAEDGDQRKPYSIGHVTSVTGVNASTLRSWEQQGLIEPAKSSGGRRTYDEGTIQRIVEISRLRRVYGYGIAGVKRALAEKQAEAPAALPDGEAPAEPLTDRIGARVRALRVEAGLSLRQVAEKTGVAASHLSMFERGVAFPSPSRLAAIARLFNHSLADLLGGTSTRGRPIIRRGQGRIVGSFGPGVSVEQLTVGEQLMDCEIWTISPGAESDGFYAHDGQELIHVLEGAFELALDGEEPQVLGAGDSAYFDSTRQHRWRNPGKAAAVVLWVNTDMRRLASFEQKGTARSLGLGPAVGAGIGEQALALALPEGCQTYRVVDTHTAGHPTRVLIEPLEGLDGASVREKRDRFREKHDRLRSLLLHEPRGHAATFGLVPVKSDEADFGAIFVSSYKYLDMCGHGTIGYARVLAALGRLGSRSSFSLEVPAGVVQVELGLHGAPENITLQNVPSFVGLEAMALPEIAPGCRACLAYGGGWYANVDVAGLGLAIVPDAVSQLMAIGARIKEAVNARLPALGLGFAEIDSTLFHEERPGARPRQLVILERNKYDRSPCGTGLSARMAELALAGRLRPGAAYEIENVLGVPFLGEVAAETSVAGRPAIVPRVTGRANLSGFSTLIVEANDPLPDGFLCR from the coding sequence GTGAACGCAGAGGACGGCGACCAGCGCAAGCCTTATTCGATCGGGCACGTGACGAGCGTCACGGGCGTCAACGCCTCGACGCTGCGCTCCTGGGAGCAGCAGGGGCTGATCGAGCCGGCCAAATCCTCCGGCGGGCGGCGCACCTATGACGAGGGCACGATCCAGCGCATCGTCGAGATCAGCCGGCTGCGCCGCGTCTACGGCTATGGCATCGCCGGGGTGAAGCGGGCGCTGGCCGAGAAGCAGGCCGAGGCGCCCGCCGCGCTGCCGGACGGGGAGGCGCCGGCCGAGCCGCTGACCGACCGCATCGGCGCCCGCGTCCGGGCGCTGCGGGTCGAGGCCGGCCTGTCGCTCCGGCAGGTGGCGGAGAAGACCGGCGTCGCCGCCTCCCATCTCAGCATGTTCGAGCGCGGCGTCGCCTTTCCCTCGCCCTCGCGTCTGGCCGCCATCGCCCGCCTGTTCAACCACAGCCTGGCCGACTTGCTCGGCGGCACCTCGACCCGCGGGCGGCCGATCATCCGCCGCGGCCAGGGTCGCATCGTCGGTTCCTTCGGGCCCGGCGTCTCGGTCGAGCAGCTCACCGTCGGCGAGCAGCTGATGGACTGCGAGATCTGGACCATCAGCCCCGGCGCGGAGAGCGACGGCTTCTACGCCCATGACGGCCAGGAGCTGATCCACGTGCTGGAGGGCGCCTTCGAGCTCGCCCTCGACGGCGAGGAGCCGCAGGTGCTCGGCGCCGGCGACAGCGCCTATTTCGACTCGACCCGCCAGCACCGCTGGCGCAACCCCGGCAAGGCGGCGGCGGTGGTGCTGTGGGTCAACACCGACATGCGCCGCCTCGCCTCGTTCGAGCAGAAGGGCACGGCCCGCTCGCTCGGACTCGGCCCGGCGGTGGGCGCGGGCATCGGCGAGCAGGCGCTCGCCCTCGCCCTGCCCGAGGGCTGCCAGACCTACCGGGTCGTCGACACCCACACGGCCGGCCATCCCACCCGCGTGCTGATCGAGCCGCTGGAGGGCCTGGACGGGGCGAGCGTGCGCGAGAAGCGCGACCGCTTCCGCGAGAAGCACGACCGGCTGCGCTCGCTGCTGCTGCACGAGCCGCGCGGCCATGCCGCCACCTTCGGCCTGGTGCCGGTCAAGTCGGACGAGGCCGATTTCGGCGCCATCTTCGTCTCCTCCTACAAGTATCTCGACATGTGCGGCCACGGCACCATCGGCTATGCCCGGGTGCTCGCCGCGCTCGGGCGCCTCGGCAGCCGCTCGTCCTTCAGCCTGGAAGTGCCGGCCGGCGTGGTGCAGGTCGAGCTCGGGCTGCACGGCGCGCCCGAGAACATCACGCTGCAGAACGTGCCGAGCTTCGTCGGCCTGGAGGCGATGGCGCTGCCGGAGATCGCGCCGGGCTGCCGCGCCTGCCTCGCCTATGGCGGCGGCTGGTACGCCAATGTCGACGTCGCCGGCCTCGGCCTCGCCATCGTCCCCGACGCCGTCTCGCAGCTGATGGCGATCGGCGCCCGCATCAAGGAGGCGGTCAACGCCCGCCTCCCGGCCCTCGGCCTCGGCTTCGCCGAGATCGACAGCACCCTGTTCCACGAGGAGCGGCCGGGCGCGCGGCCGCGCCAGCTCGTCATCCTCGAGCGCAACAAATACGACCGCTCGCCCTGTGGCACGGGCCTCTCCGCCCGCATGGCCGAGCTCGCCCTCGCCGGCCGGCTGCGGCCGGGCGCGGCCTACGAGATCGAGAACGTGCTCGGCGTGCCCTTCCTCGGCGAGGTGGCGGCCGAGACCAGCGTCGCCGGGCGGCCGGCGATCGTGCCGCGCGTCACCGGCCGGGCCAACCTGTCCGGCTTCTCCACCCTGATCGTGGAAGCCAACGACCCGCTTCCCGACGGCTTCCTGTGCCGATGA